The genomic window TGATCGCAATGGCTCCTATCATTAGAAAAGGTATCAAGCCAGTAACCTGCAGCCGCGCTTTTTCAGGCGAGCCATCTGCAGGATGGTCCCCCGGGCGCGCGCTCATTGTCGCGGAGAGATCATCATGGCCATCGCCCCGACACTGCAAAAATATCTGGATGAGAACGTAAGCTACGAACTGGTCTTGCATGAGCCGACCATGTCGTCGATGCGGACCGCGCAGGTGAGCCACATCTCAGGCGAACGGATCGCCAAGGGCGTGGTGCTGCGCGGAATCGGCGGCTACGTGCTGGCTGTGCTGCCGGCCTCGCATCATATCCGTCTGCCGGAACTCGAGATGGAATTCGGCGAGTCGGTGGCGCTGGCCGCTGAGAACGAAATCGACGGCTTGTTCAAGGATTGCGCACATGGCGCCGTTCCACCGCTTGGAGAATGCTACGGCCTCGACACCATCGTCGACGACAGCCTGCGTGAGAAGCCCGATATCTATCTGGAGGCCGGCGACCACGAAACGCTTGTACATCTGAACGGCGCGGAATTCGCGAAGCTGACAGCCGAGGCACGGCACGGGCGCTTCAGCATACCGGCATCGGCGCATTAGCCGAGGAAAGAGAGCAACCAGTGACGTTCACCGTCGGCTACAAATTGATGGCGCGTACGGAGCATGTTGCCGTCGAGGCGCAGGATGCGCTCGCGGCCGCGCTTGAGGTCAAGGCGCGACATCCGGAGGCCGTGATTGTATATAGCCGGCCGCAAAACCGGCGTGGCGACGCGCGGCATCCGGTTCACGAATTGGACAGCGAGGAGGAGGCTAGGGGGCAGCAAAGCTGACAAGGGTTTCGAACTCGTAGTCGCAGGCTTCGCAGGCCCACAAGTGTCGTACGCGACGGTCTTCAAGATATTCGGACCAGTCGGGCGCGAAGAGATGCGTTCCGCATTGTGCGCATTGAATGACGGGGCGGGATTGAATGAAAGAGCGCAGCTTACGCGAGACTGGTTCCATGACGCTTCCTCAGTTTGTGGCTTCCCCGTTTTTCCCCTTTAATTTCGAAGTGTCAGCGGCAATGCGCGCGCGATGAAGCAGTGATGCTGACCTAACGATACAGTTCCTATCTCAGCCGCAACCTTCGCGCGACAGCAGCGGTTGTATCGCGTTACTTTCCCCTTGTTGGAAATACCGCCAAGCCGCGTCAGCGTCGCACGCAATTGCGGATTCGCTTGACGATGACGGCTCCGTTGTTGAGGCGCACGGCGCTACCCATGACTTCCTTTACTTGTCCGGCTGGGCAAGTGCCGTCATCCACGCGCACTTTCTGGCCAGCGCGCAAGTCAGCCGGCTCCTGGCTCAGCGGACGCGATGTGGCATAGGCAGCGAAGGAAGAGCCGATGAGCAGAACTGCGACAAGAATGAGCCGTGGCGTGCGCTCCATGTGGTGTCTTTCCTGCATACAGTTACTGCAGTCGCGCCCTCCAGCCAGACTGGCAGGATTCGCGGAACGGCCAAAGACATTTTCCACTAGAAGCGCGCGCTGATGCCGACAAAGGGGTTGATGCGGTCGGCTGCATTTGTGACGCCAAAATTGATGCCACCGTCGAGTTGCACATTCTTGCTGAGCTTGTAGGTGAAGCCCGTGGCCAGAATGCCAATGTCGCCACGCGTGTCACGTGTGCCGAAACGGCCGGCGATTTCGTAATAGGTGCTCAGGTTCTCCGTCCATTCATACGAGATGGACGCGGAGCTCAGCCATTCGGTATGCGTGCCAGGTTCGTCCTCGTTTCGCACGACATGCAATCCGCCATTCACCCCCAAGGAGAATTTGTCGGTCAGCTTCATGGCGAACGGCACAATCAATCCGCCTTCGGTTCCCGTCGGACTGATGCCGTCGTCGCGGTCGGTGGCGAGCGTCACGAATGGCAGGAGACCAAAAGCGGTCGCCCCCGGCCTCTCGAATGTGTCGTTGCCCCATAGATTGATCTTCATGCGCAGATCGACACCGCCGATGCCTGAATTGCGCGTTGCTTCGGCCGGGTCGAGCGGCCGCGTTTTGACCACGCCATGGGGCTGCACCACGACGTTGAACTCGGCCCAGTTGGTCAGGCCGATGCGGAAATTGGTTGTCGCATAGTCGTAGGATTTGGTGACCATGCCGTCTTGATCCGGGCGCGATCTGGCATAGCCAAAGATATTTGTCTCGATCTGGATGTGACCGGCATCGACAGTGAACGGGCTCTCCGTCATGTCGGGCCGGTCGGTGGTCAGGTCGCGCAGCAAGCTGTCCGGCGTCGGATTGAAGAGGGTGTAGCGGCTCTTGTCCGGCGCAGGCGAGGTCTGTCCTGGTACCATCGCGTCCGCTGCGTCGGCGCCGCCGGCTGCTGCGAAGAGGAGGGCCATCACCACCATTCCCCGTCCCAGGAAAGGTCCATTTCCGGCCCGCCCTATCTGTCCCCCGTTTTCCGGTCCCGCTTCATTTTTGG from Pseudorhodoplanes sp. includes these protein-coding regions:
- a CDS encoding YbaK/EbsC family protein, with amino-acid sequence MAIAPTLQKYLDENVSYELVLHEPTMSSMRTAQVSHISGERIAKGVVLRGIGGYVLAVLPASHHIRLPELEMEFGESVALAAENEIDGLFKDCAHGAVPPLGECYGLDTIVDDSLREKPDIYLEAGDHETLVHLNGAEFAKLTAEARHGRFSIPASAH
- a CDS encoding DUF6719 family protein; amino-acid sequence: MERTPRLILVAVLLIGSSFAAYATSRPLSQEPADLRAGQKVRVDDGTCPAGQVKEVMGSAVRLNNGAVIVKRIRNCVRR
- a CDS encoding transporter produces the protein MALLFAAAGGADAADAMVPGQTSPAPDKSRYTLFNPTPDSLLRDLTTDRPDMTESPFTVDAGHIQIETNIFGYARSRPDQDGMVTKSYDYATTNFRIGLTNWAEFNVVVQPHGVVKTRPLDPAEATRNSGIGGVDLRMKINLWGNDTFERPGATAFGLLPFVTLATDRDDGISPTGTEGGLIVPFAMKLTDKFSLGVNGGLHVVRNEDEPGTHTEWLSSASISYEWTENLSTYYEIAGRFGTRDTRGDIGILATGFTYKLSKNVQLDGGINFGVTNAADRINPFVGISARF